TAATGAAATATTAGCAACAACTGGTATTAAGTCGCTTACATATACAATTGTTTTTCCTTTATAATTAATATATGGAATTAATAATCCTTTTGTATGCCCATTAAAAAATTTAATTTTTAAATTCTCGAATAGTTTTCCTTCCTTTTCAATTAATTCAAGTTGTCCGCTTTCTATCATTGGTAAAAAATTTTCTTTTGGATAAGCAGCAACTTCTCTAATGTTTGGGTTAACAGCACATTCCAATTGTTCTTTGCTTACATAATACTTGGCATTTTTGAAAAGTAATTTCAATTTCGATTTATCTTTGTTATATTTTACTCCACCACCACAATGGTCAAAATGTAAATGAGTAAGAATAACATCTGTTATATCATCAGGTGAATATCCTGCATTTTTTAATGAGTCGAACAAGTTTGTTTCTCCGTTCAGGTAATAGTGTGAAAAAAATTTTTCGTCTTGTTTGTCTCCGCAACCATTATCAATTAATATTTTACGATTGCCATCTATAATAAGTAAACTTCTCATAGAACAATTACAGTAATTATTTTCATCAGACGGATATTTGTTTTTCCACATAACTTTTGGAATAACACCAAACATTGCTCCGCCATCAATCATAAAATTTCCGGTTTCAATTGAATATAATTTCATTTTTTCATTTTTTTATATTTTTATGATATTTCGTATAATATAAATAATTTATTATATATTTTAATTATTTTCACTCTAAAAAAAATAACAATTATTATTATCAGGTTTTTATTTATTTTATTGGCATGATAATTGAGTTACGTTGCAAAAAGGAAGTATGAAAGAAAAGATTTATATATTATTTATTATTATTTTATTTTTTAATTGTGCTTTGTATAGTCAGAATGAAGAAATTGAAGCATACGGATATATTATTGAAGGTAAGATAGTTAATGGAGATACTATACCTCATATCTTTATAAAAGAAATTATTGTTTTTCCACAAAGGACTTTTAAAAATCAAAGAGAAGTAAAGAGATACAAACGTCTTGTCAGAAATTTAAAAAAGGTAATACCTTATGCACGAATAGCAAATAATCAGCTTGTTGAAATTAATAATTATGTTTTAACTTTAGAAACAGAACAACAACGAAGAAAATATATAAATAAAGTTGACCGTATGCTAAAGGAACAATACGAAGAAGAATTAAAGAAATTAACTATTACGCAAGGCAGATTATTAATAAAATTAATTGACAGGGAAACAGGAAATACTACTTATCATTTAGTTAAAGAGCTTAAAGGTTCTTTTTCAGCTTTTTTATGGCAATCTTTAGCACGATTATTTGGTTCAAATTTAAAATCAGAATTTGATGCTGAAGGTGAAGATAAACTTATTAATGAAATTATTATTTTGATAGAAAACGATCAGCTTTGATTAAGCTATTAAAGGTGTTATTTATTAAGTTGGCGCTACCACGAATTTAATGGGTAATGATAAAATGATAAAATGATAAAATGATTGAATGATTGAATGATAAAATGATTGAATGATAAAATGATTGAATGATTGAATGATGAGTCCACTCCGAAAAGT
This portion of the Bacteroidales bacterium genome encodes:
- a CDS encoding DUF4294 domain-containing protein, which encodes MKEKIYILFIIILFFNCALYSQNEEIEAYGYIIEGKIVNGDTIPHIFIKEIIVFPQRTFKNQREVKRYKRLVRNLKKVIPYARIANNQLVEINNYVLTLETEQQRRKYINKVDRMLKEQYEEELKKLTITQGRLLIKLIDRETGNTTYHLVKELKGSFSAFLWQSLARLFGSNLKSEFDAEGEDKLINEIIILIENDQL
- a CDS encoding MBL fold metallo-hydrolase; translation: MKLYSIETGNFMIDGGAMFGVIPKVMWKNKYPSDENNYCNCSMRSLLIIDGNRKILIDNGCGDKQDEKFFSHYYLNGETNLFDSLKNAGYSPDDITDVILTHLHFDHCGGGVKYNKDKSKLKLLFKNAKYYVSKEQLECAVNPNIREVAAYPKENFLPMIESGQLELIEKEGKLFENLKIKFFNGHTKGLLIPYINYKGKTIVYVSDLIPVVANISLQWVSSYDLFPLTTLKEKEDFLHDGFNNDYILFFGHDLYNECCTLQKTKKGIREKEIFTLDEFTNKQLAVGS